Proteins co-encoded in one Verrucomicrobiia bacterium genomic window:
- a CDS encoding RHS repeat-associated core domain-containing protein: MQAWGTIGAFDATEEANSIPQDSFPLNDACNAGGLLATVIHHGPDAGVYFPFYDGNGNVMGYVRGADGLLVAQYEYGPFGELLRATGPLSQTFNPLFSTKYHDWETGLLYYGHRYYNPSTGRWPNQDPLGEPGFELLRGRRPSPLAGGPNCYLFVGNNPIRFVDPHGLDYGDWWDLQTWFNSGFTESWYDSANSIGQALGGALAGDWNQIDDAYDSGIFGQTQDAGPVPYYGTRAAVGVATVCATAAAAVGTYEFVALGHQSIMVEGVLGGGRMGSGGILQLRVPGQPPVIRFDFHLIPGSGGVPRPHIDSPPLGWHHWPW, from the coding sequence ATGCAAGCGTGGGGAACCATAGGCGCGTTTGATGCAACGGAGGAGGCAAATAGCATCCCGCAGGATTCCTTTCCTCTGAACGATGCTTGCAACGCGGGCGGGTTGCTGGCAACGGTGATTCATCATGGGCCGGATGCGGGGGTGTATTTTCCGTTTTATGATGGGAATGGGAATGTGATGGGGTATGTGCGGGGGGCGGATGGCTTATTGGTGGCGCAATACGAGTACGGCCCCTTTGGCGAACTCCTCCGCGCCACCGGCCCCCTCTCCCAGACCTTCAACCCTCTCTTCTCCACCAAATACCACGACTGGGAAACCGGCCTCCTCTACTACGGCCACAGGTATTACAACCCTTCTACCGGCCGGTGGCCAAATCAAGACCCCTTGGGCGAACCGGGGTTTGAACTACTCCGAGGGCGAAGACCTTCTCCGCTTGCTGGCGGACCGAACTGCTACCTTTTTGTTGGAAACAACCCAATTCGGTTCGTTGACCCTCACGGCCTCGACTACGGTGATTGGTGGGATCTCCAGACGTGGTTCAACAGCGGCTTCACCGAAAGCTGGTATGACTCGGCCAACTCCATCGGCCAGGCGCTCGGTGGTGCGCTCGCCGGGGACTGGAATCAAATCGATGATGCTTACGACAGCGGCATCTTCGGACAAACCCAGGATGCCGGCCCAGTGCCCTATTACGGAACTCGCGCCGCGGTTGGTGTTGCCACCGTCTGCGCCACCGCTGCCGCTGCGGTTGGAACTTACGAGTTCGTTGCGCTGGGCCATCAGTCAATCATGGTTGAAGGCGTGCTTGGCGGTGGAAGAATGGGCAGCGGCGGGATACTGCAATTGAGAGTTCCAGGGCAACCGCCCGTCATTCGCTTCGACTTCCACCTGATTCCTGGAAGTGGAGGTGTGCCACGTCCACACATTGATAGTCCGCCTCTTGGTTGGCATCACTGGCCTTGGTAA